In the Hemitrygon akajei chromosome 7, sHemAka1.3, whole genome shotgun sequence genome, one interval contains:
- the ptges gene encoding prostaglandin E synthase: MDRAVFSWFSFYGTLLILKMYSVAVITGQLRLRRKAFANPEDALRHGGLDFHRTDPDVERARRTHRNDMENIFPFLFLGAVYSLMEPNLYVAHIHFLIFFMARVVHSIAYLCALKAPTRSLAYTIGQIPCVSIALQILVNIVAHW; encoded by the exons ATGGACCGTGCTGTGTTCTCGTGGTTTTCCTTCTACGGCACCCTTCTCATCTTGAagatgtattctgtggctgtcaTCACCGGGCAATTGCGTCTCCGCCGGAAG GCCTTTGCCAACCCAGAAGATGCACTGAGACATGGCGGTTTGGATTTTCATCGAACTGATCCTGATGTTGAACGGGCCCGAAG AACGCATCGCAATGATATGGAAAACATCTTCCCTTTCTTGTTCCTTGGTGCTGTCTACTCGCTGATGGAGCCCAACCTCTATGTTGCCCACATCCATTTTCTGATCTTCTTCATGGCTCGTGTGGTCCATAGCATTGCCTACCTGTGTGCTTTGAAAGCTCCAACCCGTTCACTAGCTTATACCATTGGACAGATTCCCTGCGTATCCATTGCTCTGCAGATCCTTGTCAACATCGTGGCACATTGGTAG